One segment of Triticum aestivum cultivar Chinese Spring chromosome 2A, IWGSC CS RefSeq v2.1, whole genome shotgun sequence DNA contains the following:
- the LOC123188436 gene encoding calcium-dependent protein kinase 19, producing the protein MGQCCSRATSPDSVQGGANGYGYSHQPKQAQTPPSYNNAQPPPQAEVWYTPPAMNPPVVPPVVAPSKPMPDTILGKQYEDVRSVYSLGKELGRGQFGVTYLCTEISTGRQYACKSISKRKLVSKADKEDIRREIQIMQHLSGQPNIVEFCGAYEDKGSVHVVMELCAGGELFDRIIAKGHYSERAAATICRGVVNVVNVCHFMGVMHRDLKPENFLLATKDENAVLKATDFGLSVFIEEGKMYRDIVGSAYYVAPEVLRRNYGKEIDVWSAGVILYILLSGVPPFWAETEKGIFDAILQGEIDFESQPWPSISESAKDLVRKMLAQDPKKRISSAQVLQHPWLREGEASDKPIDSAVLSRMKQFRAMNKLKKMALKVIASNLNEEEIKGLKQMFMNMDTDNSGTITYEELKAGLAKLGSKLSEAEVKQLMDAADVDGNGSIDYVEFITATMHRHKLERDEHLFKAFQYFDKDNSGFITRDELETALIEHEMGDADTIKDIISEVDTDNDGRINYEEFCAMMRGGMQQPIRLK; encoded by the exons ATGGGCCAGTGTTGCAGCAGAGCTACGTCCCCGGATTCTGTCCAAGGAGGAGCCAATGGCTATGGCTATTCTCACCAGCCCAAACAAGCACAAACACCTCCTAGTTACAACAATGCTCAGCCACCACCACAAGCTGAGGTGTGGTACACACCGCCAGCGATGAACCCTCCTGTAGTCCCACCTGTGGTTGCCCCCTCAAAGCCCATGCCGGACACGATTCTCGGCAAGCAGTACGAGGATGTGCGCTCTGTCTACTCGCTTGGCAAGGAACTTGGTAGGGGGCAGTTCGGGGTGACGTACCTTTGCACTGAGATTAGCACTGGCAGGCAGTATGCTTGCAAGTCCATATCCAAGCGCAAGCTCGTGAGTAAGGCCGATAAGGAGGATATCCGCAGGGAGATCCAGATCATGCAGCACCTATCTGGGCAGCCAAACATAGTGGAGTTCTGTGGAGCATACGAGGACAAGGGCAGCGTGCATGTTGTAATGGAGCTCTGTGCAGGCGGGGAGCTGTTTGATCGGATTATTGCCAAGGGGCACTACTCAGAGCGCGCAGCTGCTACAATCTGCAGAGGAGTTGTGAATGTTGTGAATGTTTGCCATTTCATGGGAGTGATGCACCGCGATCTGAAGCCGGAAAACTTCTTGCTCGCGACCAAGGATGAGAATGCAGTGCTCAAGGCCACTGATTTCGGGCTTTCGGTCTTCATTGAAGAAG GAAAAATGTATAGGGACATCGTTGGAAGTGCTTATTATGTTGCTCCTGAAGTCCTTAGGAGAAACTATGGTAAAGAGATAGATGTTTGGAGTGCAGGTGTTATTCTGTACATTCTTCTCAGCGGTGTTCCTCCATTCTGGGCTG AAACTGAGAAGGGAATATTTGATGCTATTCTTCAAGGGGAGATTGACTTTGAAAGTCAGCCATGGCCATCAATTTCTGAGAGCGCTAAAGACCTTGTGAGGAAGATGTTGGCGCAGGATCCAAAGAAAAGAATTAGTTCAGCCCAAGTTCTTC AACATCCATGGCTCAGGGAAGGAGAAGCATCAGATAAACCTATTGACAGTGCTGTTCTTTCTAGGATGAAGCAATTCAGAGCAATGAATAAACTGAAAAAGATGGCTCTAAAG GTTATAGCTTCAAATCTTAACGAGGAAGAGATCAAGGGCCTGAAGCAAATGTTTATGAACATGGACACAGACAACAGTGGGACAATCACATATGAGGAACTCAAAGCAGGACTAGCCAAACTTGGATCGAAGCTCTCAGAAGCTGAAGTAAAGCAGTTGATGGATGCG GCTGATGTGGATGGCAATGGATCAATTGACTACGTTGAGTTCATAACAGCAACCATGCATAGACACAAGCTCGAAAGAGACGAGCATTTGTTCAAGGCGTTCCAGTACTTTGACAAAGACAACAGTGG CTTCATTACAAGAGATGAACTGGAGACTGCTTTGATTGAGCATGAAATGGGCGACGCGGATACCATAAAGGACATCATATCAGAAGTCGACACAGATAAT GATGGGAGGATTAACTACGAGGAATTCTGCGCTATGATGAGAGGAGGGATGCAGCAGCCAATAAGGCTCAAGTAG